In one window of Henckelia pumila isolate YLH828 chromosome 1, ASM3356847v2, whole genome shotgun sequence DNA:
- the LOC140874886 gene encoding protein OCTOPUS, producing the protein MDVNNSVVTFADPTAPPPLPPQPPRSSFSCDRHPDEQFSGFCPSCLCERLTVLDKSSSNTPSSSRRPSSVSAAAAIKSLFSSSSSKPANVNFFPPPPPSKPSKPTSVLLPQLRRTKSFSASKNESLGLSFEPQRKSCDVRGRNTLSSLFTLDDDDKTIPSASTSRNHAERSQNAIRYESCIANKHVLEEPENEESVKDPEDIETGFVDEECDTDEITPVPDSHLENLRSNSERNVITSEMVGANFLNMSNNLGLMKDNLDIGTREKKSSGKGFWAAASVFSKKWHNWRRKQKIKRQNNGENLPTLPVEKPISKQFRETQSEVADYGFGRRSCDTDPRFSLDAGRISFDDPRYSFDEPRASWDGHLLGRSFPRMVAPMVSLMEDSPAAHVQRSDMQIPVEEPPSMTLNCSTEDEAVPGGSAQTREYYLDSFSRRRKSLDRSSSMRKMDPSVATEIDNNKVLPAGVDHFHGPKILIGERDLRDSNSCSFRDDCSEFFELRSGLRDGDSVIGNATRKELKKSRRWSWRIWGLINRHGGRNKFGDEERYGGSNGVERSFSESWRELNREGNADGRGGHERKVFRSNSTVSWRNSNHIHQAPFGSFRKSSIENGYGNVLEKSRSGRFSLNRGDNEPLRIYLPPMRSGRRGGMNLNPNNSHSIARSVLRLY; encoded by the coding sequence ATGGATGTGAATAATTCCGTTGTCACCTTCGCTGACCCAACGGCGCCGCCGCCTCTACCGCCGCAGCCTCCTCGTTCCTCCTTCAGCTGCGACCGCCACCCCGATGAGCAATTCTCGGGCTTCTGTCCATCCTGCCTCTGCGAGCGCCTCACGGTACTAGATAAATCATCTTCCAACACTCCCTCTTCTTCTCGCCGCCCCTCCTCCGtctccgccgccgccgccatcAAATCTCTCTTCTCTTCCTCTTCATCGAAGCCCGCTAACGTTAACTTCTTCCCCCCTCCACCTCCGTCGAAACCTTCCAAGCCCACGTCTGTTTTGTTGCCCCAACTACGTCGTACTAAGTCATTCTCAGCTTCAAAGAACGAATCTTTAGGCCTCTCTTTCGAGCCCCAGAGAAAATCTTGCGACGTCAGGGGAAGAAACACTCTTTCATCGCTCTTCACGCTCGATGACGATGATAAAACGATACCCTCTGCTTCCACCTCTCGAAACCACGCAGAGCGTAGCCAGAATGCTATACGATACGAGTCATGTATAGCGAATAAGCATGTTTTGGAGGAACCCGAAAACGAGGAGAGTGTCAAAGATCCTGAAGATATAGAAACTGGTTTTGTGGATGAGGAGTGTGATACAGATGAAATCACTCCAGTTCCAGATTCCCATTTGGAGAATCTAAGAAGTAATAGTGAAAGAAATGTGATTACTTCTGAGATGGTGGGAGCAAACTTTTTAAATATGAGTAATAATCTGGGGCTCATGAAGGATAATCTAGATATTGGCACTCGGGAGAAGAAGAGTTCTGGGAAAGGATTTTGGGCTGCTGCCTCCGTTTTTAGCAAGAAATGGCACAACTGGAGGCGGAAGCAGAAGATCAAACGGCAGAATAATGGCGAAAACTTACCTACATTACCTGTGGAGAAACCAATCTCAAAGCAGTTCAGAGAAACTCAGTCCGAGGTTGCGGATTATGGGTTCGGGAGGAGATCTTGTGACACTGATCCTAGATTTTCACTTGATGCAGGCCGAATCAGCTTTGATGATCCGAGGTATTCATTCGACGAGCCTCGAGCCTCTTGGGACGGACATTTGCTCGGTAGGAGTTTCCCTAGGATGGTGGCACCTATGGTTTCTTTGATGGAAGACTCCCCTGCCGCACATGTACAGCGCTCTGATATGCAGATTCCGGTGGAAGAACCACCATCAATGACATTGAACTGCTCTACCGAGGATGAGGCTGTACCCGGAGGGTCTGCACAGACAAGGGAGTATTACTTGGATTCTTTTTCGAGGAGAAGGAAGAGTCTTGATAGGTCTAGTTCGATGAGGAAGATGGATCCTTCTGTGGCTACCGAGATTGATAACAATAAGGTTTTGCCTGCAGGTGTGGATCACTTTCACGGGCCAAAAATATTGATTGGGGAGAGAGATTTGAGGGATTCGAATTCGTGTTCTTTTAGGGACGACTGTTCTGAGTTTTTTGAGTTGAGGAGTGGGCTTAGAGATGGTGATTCTGTGATAGGGAATGCAACaagaaaagagttgaaaaagagtAGACGGTGGAGTTGGAGGATATGGGGATTGATAAACCGCCATGGTGGCAGGAACAAATTCGGGGATGAGGAGAGATATGGTGGATCAAACGGGGTGGAACGTTCATTTTCCGAGTCTTGGAGGGAGTTGAATAGGGAAGGGAATGCAGATGGGAGAGGTGGACACGAGAGAAAAGTGTTTAGGAGCAATAGCACTGTGAGTTGGAGGAATTCAAATCACATTCATCAGGCACCATTTGGGAGTTTTAGGAAATCAAGTATTGAAAATGGATATGGAAATGTGTTGGAAAAGAGCCGGAGTGGGAGGTTTTCTCTGAACCGTGGCGATAATGAGCCGTTGAGGATTTACTTGCCGCCAATGAGGAGTGGACGAAGAGGGGGAATGAACCTCAATCCGAATAACTCTCACTCAATTGCGAGAAGTGTCCTACGTTTGTACTGA